The genomic DNA TCAGTTCCGCTGCCAACCGTTCTTTCTCGTCAAGACGTGCTGCCAATTGTCCGGCAGCAATCTGTTGTTCAATCATCGCATCCAAGATGTCGGGAATCGACGCGGTGTCGACAGTACCCGGATCCGTGTAAGCTGCTTCGCCCAGCAACGCCAATAATCGGTTTCGTGCATACACCGCGTCTTCCGATTGAATTAACTGGTGACGGATTGCCTGCTCTACTAATTGTTTGATGAGTTCGTTCATCGCCTTCACTCCCCTAAATCCATTCTCTCTTTATCGTACCGGTGTCTTGTAGCCTTTCGGACGTTGTTCATGCCAGCGCCACGCATCTTGAATGATCGTTTCGATGTCCGTCCGGCTTGGCTTCCAGCCTAAGACTGTTTTCGCCTTATCCGATCCGGCAATCAACGTACTTGGATCGCCGGCACGTCTTGCGACGACTTGTTCCGGAATCGCATGTCCCGTCACGCGGCGTGCGGCTTCAATGATTTCCCGGACTGAAAAACCGCGGCTTGAGCCAAGATTAAAGACATCACTCGGATTGCCCTGTTTTAAATACTCAAGCGCAAGCAGATGGGCATTGATTAAATCCTCGACATGGATATAGTCACGGATACATGTCCCGTCCTCCGTCGCATAATCATCGCCGTAAATCGAAATCACCGGACGTTGATTGTTTGCAACTTCGAGAACGAGCGGGACAAGGTGGGTTTCCGGTGTATGGTCTTCCCCGATTTCACCCGTCGCGCGTGCTCCTGCAACATTAAAGTAGCGGAGTGCGACATAGTTCAG from Exiguobacterium sibiricum 7-3 includes the following:
- the galE gene encoding UDP-glucose 4-epimerase GalE translates to MAVLVVGGAGYIGSHAVYQLVDAGQEVVVIDHLKSGHREAVHPEARFYEGDIRDRAFLDTVFETETIDQVVHFAAFSLVGESMEHPLAYFDNNVYGTQVLLEAMMAHDVKQIVFSSTAATYGEQEQMPILETATTNPTNAYGETKLMMEKMMRWCETAYGLNYVALRYFNVAGARATGEIGEDHTPETHLVPLVLEVANNQRPVISIYGDDYATEDGTCIRDYIHVEDLINAHLLALEYLKQGNPSDVFNLGSSRGFSVREIIEAARRVTGHAIPEQVVARRAGDPSTLIAGSDKAKTVLGWKPSRTDIETIIQDAWRWHEQRPKGYKTPVR